In Chryseobacterium gotjawalense, the following are encoded in one genomic region:
- a CDS encoding ParA family protein produces the protein MIITFATQKGGTGKTTLAIAFANYISTISKRKINVFDFDFQKSFYHKWKEDEALNLPKLYEVEIIEEEVEQPFSDFETIIGLKESDDINLFDLAGTLDEKYTDLLIYSDFIIIPFEYSDVSAKSTLVFVNVLGQLESQAERIFIRSKYDKGYKYLNQEGMDSEIIKYGILLKNPVFKRNCLQTICTRELTNHQKYAVKNSLDELINQINESLEISL, from the coding sequence ATGATTATCACTTTTGCAACTCAGAAAGGAGGAACTGGTAAAACTACGCTTGCTATAGCTTTTGCCAATTACATTTCGACAATTTCAAAAAGAAAAATCAATGTCTTTGATTTTGATTTTCAAAAATCATTTTACCACAAATGGAAGGAAGATGAAGCTCTGAATCTTCCAAAGCTTTACGAAGTAGAAATTATAGAGGAGGAAGTGGAGCAGCCGTTTTCCGATTTTGAAACCATTATTGGACTTAAAGAAAGTGATGACATCAACTTATTTGATTTGGCAGGAACGCTTGATGAAAAATATACCGATTTATTGATTTATAGCGATTTCATCATTATCCCTTTTGAGTATTCTGATGTCTCTGCAAAATCAACTTTAGTTTTTGTGAATGTATTGGGTCAGTTAGAAAGTCAGGCAGAACGCATTTTTATCCGTTCAAAATATGATAAAGGCTATAAATACCTTAATCAAGAAGGAATGGATTCAGAAATAATAAAATATGGTATTCTACTAAAGAATCCTGTGTTTAAAAGGAATTGTCTACAAACAATCTGTACAAGAGAACTAACGAATCATCAAAAATATGCAGTTAAAAATTCATTGGATGAACTCATTAATCAGATCAACGAATCTTTAGAAATTTCGCTTTAA
- a CDS encoding DUF4134 family protein — MMKRAITVFAIVLSLTPAFAQSGGSAALGAAASTISGYITDLGLLIYAIGAIVGTVGGIRIYNKWTNGDQDINKEIVGWGGACIFLLLVPTFIAAIF; from the coding sequence ATGATGAAAAGAGCAATAACTGTTTTTGCGATTGTTCTGTCCTTAACTCCTGCATTTGCACAATCTGGTGGTAGTGCTGCTTTAGGTGCAGCAGCCTCAACTATTTCCGGTTATATCACCGATTTGGGATTGCTGATTTACGCCATTGGTGCCATCGTAGGAACGGTCGGAGGAATTAGGATTTACAACAAATGGACGAATGGAGACCAAGACATCAACAAAGAAATTGTTGGTTGGGGAGGTGCCTGTATTTTCCTTTTGTTGGTACCAACATTTATTGCGGCAATATTCTAA